In Streptomyces sp. RFCAC02, the following proteins share a genomic window:
- the eccD gene encoding type VII secretion integral membrane protein EccD codes for MSTTAAAGFCRVTIAAPTSRIDVALPEDVPLADLYPEVLRLTGEAPEPGAPVGYHLVRRDGTVLDSARTLGGQRVLDGDVLVMRPFADSLPPPVHDDVTDAIAEAVTRDRRLWNEQLLRAAGLAAAGILGALTAAVLWTGEPERHAMHGLPGLTAAVLAVLFTAFAAVRARVYDDTAAAVALGLAALPHALVAGTGALPLDPGHGVGRLELLLGLLAVFLLSLVLAAVVPAASAWFTATAAGAGAAALATFAVTVADARPETAAAVCVPVALGAVAFLPALTASIVRLPIGYTAPRPGYEPDDHAASPQRADPLDTARIAAQARRGHQLLLGLTGGCALLATGASAVLGFSGDGWGRLLALAAGLALLTRARLFRYAVQVTVLLCGGLVTLALLVVGYATDPAATGDPALRTLWLAVALTAAVGMIVAVALIVPRVGLTPFWGRILDITEGAVLLSLIPLCLAVLDVYAGARGLTSA; via the coding sequence GTGAGCACGACCGCAGCCGCCGGATTCTGCCGCGTCACCATCGCGGCCCCCACCAGCCGTATCGACGTCGCCCTGCCCGAGGACGTGCCGCTGGCCGACCTGTACCCCGAGGTCCTCCGGCTCACCGGGGAGGCGCCGGAGCCCGGCGCCCCCGTCGGCTACCACCTGGTCCGCCGCGACGGCACCGTCCTCGACAGCGCCCGCACCCTCGGCGGCCAGCGCGTCCTGGACGGGGACGTCCTCGTCATGCGGCCGTTCGCCGACTCGCTGCCGCCCCCCGTGCACGACGACGTGACCGACGCCATCGCCGAGGCCGTCACCCGCGACCGCCGCCTCTGGAACGAACAACTCCTGCGCGCCGCCGGCCTCGCCGCCGCCGGGATCCTCGGCGCCCTCACCGCCGCCGTCCTGTGGACCGGCGAACCCGAGCGCCACGCCATGCACGGCCTCCCCGGCCTCACCGCCGCCGTCCTGGCCGTCCTGTTCACGGCCTTCGCCGCCGTCCGCGCCCGGGTCTACGACGACACCGCCGCGGCCGTCGCCCTCGGCCTCGCCGCCCTCCCGCACGCCCTCGTCGCAGGCACCGGTGCCCTCCCCCTCGACCCGGGACACGGCGTCGGACGCCTCGAACTCCTCCTCGGCCTCCTCGCCGTCTTCCTCCTCTCCCTCGTCCTCGCCGCCGTGGTGCCGGCGGCGTCCGCCTGGTTCACCGCCACCGCGGCGGGCGCCGGAGCCGCGGCGCTGGCCACGTTCGCCGTCACCGTCGCCGACGCGCGCCCCGAGACAGCCGCGGCCGTCTGCGTCCCCGTCGCGCTCGGCGCCGTCGCGTTCCTGCCGGCCCTCACCGCCAGCATCGTCCGCCTCCCCATCGGCTACACCGCGCCCCGCCCCGGCTACGAGCCCGACGACCACGCCGCGTCCCCGCAGCGCGCCGACCCGCTCGACACCGCCCGCATCGCCGCCCAGGCCCGCCGCGGCCATCAGCTCCTCCTCGGCCTCACCGGCGGCTGCGCCCTGCTGGCCACCGGCGCCTCCGCCGTCCTCGGCTTCTCGGGAGACGGCTGGGGCCGGCTCCTCGCCCTCGCCGCCGGGCTCGCCCTCCTCACCCGCGCCCGACTCTTCCGCTACGCGGTGCAGGTCACCGTCCTCCTGTGCGGCGGGCTCGTCACCCTCGCGCTCCTCGTCGTCGGCTACGCGACCGACCCCGCCGCCACGGGCGACCCCGCGCTGCGCACCCTGTGGCTCGCCGTGGCGCTCACCGCCGCCGTCGGTATGATCGTCGCCGTCGCGCTGATCGTCCCGCGCGTGGGCCTCACACCGTT